A single window of Nasonia vitripennis strain AsymCx chromosome 4, Nvit_psr_1.1, whole genome shotgun sequence DNA harbors:
- the LOC100116330 gene encoding protein Malvolio-like — protein sequence MDSKSERKKSDKKPDVLDTYFSDERIQIPEADTGVFSFRKLWAFTGPGFLMSIAFLDPGNIESDLQAGTIARYKLLWVLLSAISLGLIMQRLAARLGVVSGLHLAEMCHRQFKPFPRILLWIMTEIAIIGSDMQEVIGTAIALYLLTSKAVPMWAGVIITILDTFTFLFLDKYGLRKLELVFGFFIATMALSFGYEYVVAAPSQDEVLKGMFVPWCENCDTKALIQAVGIIGANIQPHNLYLHSALVKSRNIDRKQHGKVKEANMYYFTEAAIALFVSFLINVFVMAVFAHGLFDKSNADVYAICESNNFTQATDEFVKNNATFEADLYKGGLFLGCRYGFAALIIWAIGILAAGQSSTMTGTYAGQFAMEGFLNLQWPKWKRVLLTRSIAIVPTFFVAFFSEINQLTGMNDILNVLMSLQLPFAALPLIAFTSNSNIMGDFKNGTINRILATILSFFVIAINTFLVTQTLMEAVENGVSYSNVLIVAISILAFFYLLFCVYLLIYLAIAMGATSLNNSSFIDKYITGPSMKNLDESERHYG from the exons ATGGATTCGAAATCGGAGCGAAAAAAATCTGACAAGAAGCCCGATGTCCTCGACACCTACTTCTCGGATGAGAGGATACAGATTCCCGAAGCTGATACC GGTGTCTTCAGCTTCAGAAAACTATGGGCATTCACTGGTCCAGGTTTCCTTATGTCCATAGCTTTCCTAGACCCCGGAAACATAGAATCCGATCTCCAAGCTGGTACGATCGCCAGATACAAG TTACTATGGGTCCTTTTAAGCGCCATCAGTCTGGGTCTGATAATGCAGAGGCTAGCTGCAAGACTCGGCGTCGTCAGTGGTCTGCATCTGGCCGAGATGTGTCACCGTCAGTTCAAGCCGTTTCCCAGAATACTTCTGTGGATAATGACGGAAATAGCGATAATCGGCAGTGACATGCAGGAGGTCATAGGCACTGCCATCGCGTTGTATCTGCTGACGAGTAAAGC AGTACCGATGTGGGCAGGTGTCATCATCACGATCCTTGACACGTTCACATTCTTGTTTCTCGACAAGTACGGCCTGAGAAAGCTAGAACTGGTGTTTGGCTTTTTCATCGCTACTATGGCTCTGTCGTTCGGTTACGAG TACGTTGTGGCAGCACCTTCTCAAGACGAAGTTCTTAAGGGGATGTTCGTGCCTTGGTGCGAAAATTGCGATACCAAGGCGTTGATCCAGGCTGTTGGCATTATCGGGGCTAATATTCAGCCTCATAATTTGTACCTTCACAGTGCTTTAGTCAAG TCGAGGAACATTGACCGGAAGCAACATGGAAAAGTGAAAGAGGCAAACATGTACTACTTTACAGAAGCGGCTATTGCTTTATTTGTCTCTTTCCTGATCAATGTATTTGTCATGGCAGTTTTTGCACATGGACTGTTCGACAAATCAAACGCTGATGTG TACGCGATTTGTGAAAGTAACAATTTTACACAAGCAACAGATGAGTTTGTG AAAAACAACGCTACGTTCGAAGCTGACTTATACAAAGGCGGTCTCTTCCTCGGCTGTCGTTATGGCTTCGCAGCTCTGATAATCTGGGCGATCGGTATCCTAGCTGCAGGTCAATCCTCAACCATGACAGGAACTTACGCTGGTCAATTCGCGATGGAAGGATTTCTGAATCTGCAGTGGCCGAAGTGGAAGCGTGTCCTACTGACTCGATCAATCGCCATTGTGCCGACCTTCTTCGTCGCTTTCTTCAGTGAAATTAATCAACTGACCGGTATGAACGATATTCTGAATGTGCTGATGAGCCTACAGCTACCATTTGCTGCTCTTCCTCTGATAGCGTTCACCAGTAATTCGAATATCATGGGGGATTTCAAGAATGGAAC TATCAACAGGATATTGGCTACcattttatcgttttttgtCATAGCGATAAACACCTTTTTGGTAACGCAAACTTTGATGGAGGCTGTGGAGAACGGCGTTTCGTATAGCAATGTCCTGATAGTCGCTATATCGATATTGGCCTTCTTTTACTTACTATTCTGCGTGTACCTTCTGATTTACTTGGCAATAGCCATGGGAGCTACTTCTCTGAACAACTCTTCG TTTATCGATAAATACATTACTGGTCCGAGTATGAAAAATTTGGACGAAAGTGAAAGACATTATGGATAA